The proteins below are encoded in one region of Sulfolobus islandicus Y.N.15.51:
- a CDS encoding NAD-dependent epimerase/dehydratase family protein: MYIVTGGAGYIGGHLVDYLVSKNLEVIVIDDLTYGRYRNEKAKFIMFDLRQGSIVELTEKLEKKPIIYHLAANPDVRTSMINIEEHFERDVKVTLNVMELARKVDAEKVIFASSSTVYGETKKIPTPESEELKPISNYGLFKLLCENVVKYYAEQYGIKSISARLANITGGRVSHGVVVDFVKKLRNNPNLLEILGNGKQRKSYLYINDLIEAFMMLEEKVNKIYDVFNIGNTDWISVDEIAKIVIDEMRLSPRIIYKDLTAEGRGWPGDVRVMLLDISKISKEIGWSPKMGSREVIRQAVRDLLYGYKSVY, from the coding sequence ATGTATATAGTTACTGGCGGTGCTGGGTACATTGGTGGACATCTGGTAGATTATTTAGTTTCAAAAAATTTAGAAGTGATAGTTATTGATGATTTGACCTATGGTAGATACAGAAACGAGAAGGCTAAATTTATAATGTTTGACTTACGTCAAGGCAGTATAGTAGAGCTTACAGAGAAGTTAGAAAAAAAACCGATAATTTATCATCTAGCTGCAAATCCCGACGTAAGAACATCAATGATAAATATCGAGGAACATTTCGAAAGGGATGTCAAAGTTACGTTAAATGTAATGGAGTTGGCAAGAAAAGTAGATGCAGAAAAAGTAATCTTTGCTTCTTCATCTACCGTGTATGGAGAGACAAAGAAAATTCCAACTCCGGAATCAGAAGAACTTAAGCCAATTTCTAATTATGGATTATTTAAACTATTGTGTGAAAATGTGGTAAAGTATTACGCAGAACAATATGGCATAAAAAGCATAAGCGCAAGGCTGGCAAACATAACTGGAGGTAGGGTAAGTCATGGGGTAGTAGTTGATTTTGTCAAAAAACTCAGAAATAATCCAAACTTGTTAGAAATCTTAGGAAATGGAAAACAAAGAAAAAGTTATCTGTATATTAATGATTTAATAGAGGCATTTATGATGTTAGAGGAAAAAGTAAACAAAATTTATGATGTTTTTAACATAGGTAATACTGACTGGATCTCTGTAGACGAGATTGCTAAAATCGTTATAGATGAAATGAGATTAAGCCCCAGAATCATTTATAAAGATTTGACAGCTGAGGGGAGGGGATGGCCGGGGGACGTGAGAGTAATGTTATTAGACATCTCAAAAATCTCAAAGGAAATAGGTTGGTCACCTAAAATGGGTTCTAGAGAAGTGATTAGGCAAGCCGTAAGAGACTTGTTATATGGATACAAGTCAGTCTATTAA
- a CDS encoding [LysW]-aminoadipate/[LysW]-glutamate kinase, with amino-acid sequence MIVVKIGGRVVKNSLDKVILDIANINDKVILVHGGGDIVTDYTKRLGIEPVFVTSPEGIRSRYTTKEELEVYIMAMSLINKMITSKLCSLGKNAIGITGADGGLLLAERKKRIIVIDERGKKRIIEGGYTGKVKEVRSEVINHLMKLFDIIVVSPLALDVEESTPLNIDGDQAAFAISKAVKVNVLVILSDVEGVLVEGKVVDRLTPEEAKELSKKIGPGMNRKLLMAAESVENGVNKVIIGSGVKDRPVSSALELNGTVIVNG; translated from the coding sequence ATGATAGTGGTTAAAATAGGTGGAAGAGTAGTAAAAAACTCGTTAGATAAGGTAATCTTAGATATAGCAAATATAAACGATAAGGTAATTTTAGTGCATGGCGGAGGAGATATTGTAACCGATTATACTAAAAGATTGGGAATTGAACCAGTTTTCGTAACATCACCTGAAGGTATAAGAAGCAGATACACCACAAAGGAAGAATTAGAAGTTTACATTATGGCAATGAGCCTTATAAATAAAATGATAACTTCAAAATTATGCAGCTTAGGTAAAAACGCGATAGGTATTACAGGTGCTGATGGAGGCTTACTGCTTGCAGAAAGAAAGAAAAGAATAATTGTAATTGACGAAAGAGGAAAGAAAAGAATAATTGAGGGTGGTTATACAGGTAAGGTAAAAGAAGTAAGGAGTGAAGTTATTAATCATTTAATGAAATTATTTGACATAATAGTAGTATCACCTTTAGCCCTAGATGTTGAAGAGAGCACACCACTAAACATTGATGGAGATCAAGCAGCATTTGCAATAAGTAAAGCTGTTAAAGTAAACGTGTTAGTGATTCTTTCAGATGTGGAAGGAGTATTAGTGGAAGGAAAAGTAGTTGATAGACTTACTCCGGAAGAGGCAAAAGAGCTTTCTAAAAAAATAGGCCCTGGAATGAACAGAAAGTTATTAATGGCTGCTGAAAGTGTTGAAAATGGTGTAAATAAAGTAATAATAGGGTCTGGAGTTAAAGATAGACCAGTTAGTAGTGCTTTAGAACTCAATGGGACGGTGATAGTGAATGGGTAA
- a CDS encoding 30S ribosomal protein S8e, which translates to MGFYQGPDNRKITGGLKGKHRDKRKYEIGNPSTLTTLSAEDIRIKDRTLGGNFKVRLKYTTTANVLDPATNTAKKVKILEVLETPANKELARRGIIIRGAKIRTEAGLAVVTSRPGQDGVINAVLLKNESQGS; encoded by the coding sequence ATGGGATTTTACCAAGGCCCAGATAATAGGAAAATTACTGGTGGTTTAAAAGGAAAACACAGAGATAAGAGAAAATATGAAATTGGAAATCCATCTACGCTTACAACACTGTCTGCAGAAGATATAAGGATAAAAGATAGAACGCTCGGTGGGAACTTTAAAGTTAGATTAAAGTATACTACAACTGCTAATGTCTTAGACCCAGCAACAAATACTGCAAAAAAAGTCAAGATTCTTGAAGTCTTAGAAACACCAGCAAACAAAGAACTAGCGAGAAGAGGAATAATAATAAGAGGAGCTAAAATTAGGACAGAGGCAGGGTTAGCTGTAGTCACGTCGAGACCAGGACAAGACGGAGTAATCAATGCGGTGCTCTTAAAGAATGAGTCTCAGGGATCTTAA
- a CDS encoding signal recognition particle subunit SRP19/SEC65 family protein, whose translation MSLRDLKEENRIVIWPSYFFSPTRSKGRRLARMQYKIKTEELVSTLKELGLDPVIIENKKYPRDRKINFLIAVKKIKSKNYTLKIIYNALTRTKQASSNKEN comes from the coding sequence ATGAGTCTCAGGGATCTTAAAGAAGAAAATAGAATAGTTATTTGGCCTTCATATTTTTTCTCACCAACTAGATCTAAAGGAAGACGGTTAGCTAGGATGCAATATAAAATAAAAACCGAAGAATTAGTCTCAACACTAAAAGAACTTGGTCTAGATCCAGTAATTATAGAAAATAAAAAATATCCTAGAGATAGAAAGATTAATTTTTTAATAGCAGTGAAGAAAATTAAGAGCAAAAATTATACGTTAAAAATAATATACAACGCACTTACGAGGACAAAACAAGCTAGCTCTAATAAGGAGAATTAA
- the lysJ gene encoding [LysW]-aminoadipate semialdehyde/glutamate semialdehyde transaminase: MIKLLKFYQDRGIKIVRGEGQYVWDERNNKYLDLHAGHGVAFLGHGNKIVIDYLKKQMEEISTLSLAFDTPIREEMIKELDELKPENLDNLFLLNSGSEAVELALKIARKITKRRKVVAFKNSFHGRSMGALSVTWNKKYREPFEPLVGPVEFLEYNNIDSLRSITEDTAAVIVEPVQGEGGVIPAKKEFMKNLREVTEKVNAILIMDEVQTGFGRTGKIWAHQHFDIKPDIVTAGKAIGGGFPVSAVFLPDWIGEKIEEGDHGSTYGGNPLAAAAVTAACKVAKSEKIAEQAQKKGELFMRILKEKLEDYKIVREIRGLGLMIGIDLKVNPSMAIKILQDEKVLSLKAGLTTIRFLPPYLIAQSDMEWASDAARKGISETESKRVAS, from the coding sequence ATGATAAAGTTATTAAAATTCTATCAAGATAGAGGCATTAAAATTGTTAGAGGAGAAGGTCAATATGTATGGGATGAAAGGAATAACAAATATTTAGATTTACACGCTGGACATGGAGTAGCGTTTCTTGGTCATGGAAATAAAATTGTTATAGACTATTTGAAAAAGCAAATGGAGGAAATCTCTACTCTCTCTTTAGCTTTTGATACACCAATACGAGAGGAGATGATAAAAGAACTAGATGAACTGAAACCGGAAAACCTAGATAATTTATTCCTCTTAAATAGTGGATCCGAAGCAGTAGAACTAGCATTAAAAATTGCAAGAAAAATTACGAAAAGGAGAAAAGTTGTTGCATTCAAAAATTCATTCCATGGAAGAAGTATGGGTGCTTTGTCAGTAACCTGGAATAAAAAATATAGGGAACCTTTCGAGCCATTAGTTGGCCCAGTAGAATTTTTAGAATATAATAATATAGATTCCCTAAGGAGTATTACGGAAGATACAGCAGCAGTAATAGTAGAACCAGTACAAGGTGAAGGAGGCGTAATACCGGCTAAAAAAGAGTTTATGAAGAACTTAAGAGAAGTTACGGAAAAGGTTAACGCTATATTAATAATGGATGAAGTGCAAACGGGATTTGGCAGAACAGGTAAGATATGGGCACATCAACACTTTGATATAAAACCAGATATAGTAACAGCAGGTAAAGCAATTGGTGGAGGTTTTCCAGTAAGTGCAGTATTTCTACCAGATTGGATAGGTGAGAAAATAGAAGAAGGTGATCATGGTTCGACCTATGGAGGAAATCCATTAGCTGCTGCCGCAGTTACTGCTGCTTGTAAGGTTGCTAAATCTGAAAAAATTGCAGAACAAGCTCAAAAGAAAGGAGAATTATTTATGAGAATTCTAAAAGAGAAATTGGAAGATTACAAAATAGTCAGGGAAATAAGAGGGCTTGGCTTAATGATAGGAATAGACTTAAAGGTTAATCCCTCGATGGCTATAAAAATCTTACAAGACGAAAAGGTATTATCATTAAAAGCAGGGCTTACAACAATAAGATTCTTACCCCCATATCTAATAGCACAATCAGATATGGAGTGGGCTTCAGATGCAGCAAGAAAAGGAATTAGTGAAACAGAAAGCAAAAGAGTTGCTTCTTGA
- the lysM gene encoding HTH-type transcriptional regulator LysM — translation MGNANVDESDLKILEILKKNARTPYTLIAKDLKVSEAAIRKRIEKLIRQGIIKRFTIEYELENEIRAIVMVQSTPQIPTPEISKKIAKIPGVEVVYETTGDYDILVIVRGTNITSINRTIDEIRSIQGVIGTNSTIILRTWF, via the coding sequence ATGGGTAATGCAAATGTTGATGAGAGTGATCTAAAAATATTGGAGATTTTAAAAAAGAACGCGAGGACACCTTATACATTGATAGCCAAGGATCTTAAAGTAAGTGAGGCTGCGATACGAAAGAGAATAGAGAAATTAATACGCCAAGGTATAATTAAGAGATTCACTATAGAATATGAGCTAGAAAATGAGATTAGAGCAATAGTTATGGTTCAATCTACACCGCAAATACCAACACCGGAAATCTCTAAAAAGATAGCAAAAATTCCAGGGGTTGAAGTAGTATATGAGACTACAGGAGATTATGATATTCTAGTAATAGTAAGGGGAACAAACATAACATCAATCAATAGAACAATAGATGAGATTAGAAGTATTCAAGGTGTTATCGGAACAAATAGTACTATTATCCTTAGAACTTGGTTCTAA
- a CDS encoding N-acetyl-lysine deacetylase, which yields MQQEKELVKQKAKELLLDLLSIYTPSKNETNATKFFEKISNEFNLKLEILPDSNSFILGEGEILLASHVDTVPGYIEPKIENEVIYGRGAVDAKGPLISMIIAAWLLNEKGIKVMVSGLADEESTSIGAKELTLKNFNFKHIIVGEPSNGTDIVVEYRGSIQLDIMCESTPEHSSSAKSNLIVDISKKIIEVYKQPENYDKPSIVPTIIRAGESYNVTPAKLYLHFDVRYAINNKRDDLINEIKDKFQECGLKIVDETQPVKVSINNPVVKSLTRALLKQNIKPRLVRKAGTSDMNILQKITTSIATYGPGNSMLEHTNQEKITLDEIYIGVKTYMLAIEELWQKS from the coding sequence ATGCAGCAAGAAAAGGAATTAGTGAAACAGAAAGCAAAAGAGTTGCTTCTTGATCTTTTATCAATATATACACCATCAAAGAACGAAACAAATGCTACCAAATTTTTTGAAAAAATTTCTAATGAGTTTAATCTTAAACTTGAGATCCTACCAGACTCAAATTCGTTTATACTCGGAGAAGGAGAAATATTATTAGCATCTCACGTAGATACCGTTCCGGGATATATTGAACCAAAGATAGAAAACGAAGTAATCTATGGAAGAGGCGCAGTGGATGCAAAAGGCCCATTAATAAGTATGATAATAGCTGCATGGTTACTTAATGAGAAAGGAATAAAAGTTATGGTAAGTGGATTAGCAGATGAGGAAAGTACTAGCATAGGAGCTAAAGAACTTACATTGAAAAATTTCAATTTTAAACATATAATTGTGGGAGAACCGTCAAATGGTACAGATATAGTTGTAGAGTACAGAGGATCAATACAATTAGATATAATGTGCGAAAGTACTCCAGAACACTCTTCATCAGCTAAGAGCAATCTGATCGTAGATATTTCTAAAAAGATAATTGAAGTTTATAAACAGCCTGAAAATTATGATAAGCCATCAATAGTACCAACAATAATTCGCGCAGGAGAGTCCTATAATGTGACGCCTGCTAAATTATACCTACATTTCGATGTAAGATATGCAATAAATAATAAGAGAGACGATTTAATCAATGAGATTAAAGATAAATTCCAAGAATGTGGTCTTAAAATAGTTGACGAAACACAACCGGTGAAAGTTAGTATAAATAATCCAGTAGTAAAGTCCTTAACTAGAGCGTTATTAAAACAAAATATAAAACCGAGGTTAGTAAGAAAAGCAGGAACAAGTGATATGAACATATTACAGAAGATAACAACGAGTATAGCAACCTACGGTCCTGGTAATTCCATGCTAGAACATACTAATCAAGAAAAAATTACCTTGGATGAAATATATATAGGAGTAAAAACGTATATGTTAGCAATAGAAGAGTTATGGCAAAAGAGCTGA
- the lysX gene encoding lysine biosynthesis protein LysX — MKIGILYDMPRWEEKNLIEEGKKLGYQVTTIYSKDFVLFSNEFNIENDVNLFIQRNISHNRALITSFLVEQLGYPVINDHMTLIRCENKIFTTYILAKHNIPTPKTFIAFDKTNAMEYSKKLGYPVVIKPVEGSWGRMVAKADNLDILYSYLEYQEFSTQKYKDIYYIQEFVNKPNRDIRIFVIGDETPVGIYRVNENNWRTNTALGAKAYPLKIDEELKELALKVKDIIGGFFLGIDIFEDKDRGYLVDEVNGVPEYKNTVRVNNFNISKFLLEKAVEWVKK, encoded by the coding sequence GTGAAAATAGGAATTCTATATGATATGCCTAGATGGGAGGAAAAAAACCTAATTGAAGAGGGAAAAAAATTAGGCTATCAGGTTACTACCATATATAGTAAAGATTTTGTTCTTTTTTCAAATGAGTTTAATATAGAGAATGATGTAAATCTTTTTATCCAAAGAAACATATCACATAACAGAGCACTTATTACATCGTTTCTAGTAGAGCAGCTTGGCTATCCCGTAATAAATGACCATATGACTCTAATTAGATGTGAAAACAAAATTTTTACAACATATATTTTAGCCAAACATAATATACCAACTCCTAAAACTTTCATAGCATTTGATAAAACTAACGCAATGGAATATTCAAAAAAACTAGGATATCCGGTAGTTATAAAACCGGTTGAAGGAAGCTGGGGGAGAATGGTAGCTAAAGCTGATAATCTAGACATACTATATAGTTATTTAGAGTATCAAGAATTTAGTACACAAAAATACAAAGATATATACTACATACAAGAATTTGTTAACAAGCCAAATAGGGATATAAGAATATTTGTGATAGGAGACGAAACTCCGGTTGGAATTTACAGAGTTAATGAAAATAATTGGAGAACTAATACTGCATTAGGTGCAAAAGCATATCCTCTTAAAATAGATGAGGAACTTAAAGAGTTGGCATTGAAAGTAAAGGACATAATAGGGGGTTTCTTTTTAGGAATAGATATATTTGAGGATAAGGATCGGGGATATCTCGTAGATGAAGTAAATGGAGTGCCAGAATATAAAAATACTGTAAGAGTAAATAATTTTAATATATCAAAATTCCTTTTGGAAAAAGCAGTAGAGTGGGTGAAAAAATGA
- the lysW/argW gene encoding alpha-aminoadipate/glutamate carrier protein LysW, whose protein sequence is MVNLKCPICGGELTVEDDALPGELVEHECGAQLEVVKQNGKLSLRLAEQIGEDWGE, encoded by the coding sequence ATGGTAAATCTAAAATGCCCTATTTGTGGTGGAGAATTAACCGTAGAAGACGATGCGTTACCAGGAGAACTTGTTGAACACGAATGCGGAGCTCAATTAGAAGTTGTAAAACAAAACGGAAAATTGTCACTCAGATTAGCAGAGCAGATAGGTGAGGATTGGGGAGAGTGA
- the uppS gene encoding polyprenyl diphosphate synthase: MAKELTRNFLFKPIYKLYEILLWNQIRNGPLPDHVGIIPDGNRRWARNNNLSLNDAYFYGYKKLKEVLIWLLELGVKNITVFALSTENCEKRKQSELSIVTTYIKRGLQELLEDPIVDRYEVKVSAIGKLDKLPKDLTDYLNKVIEKTSNYDKRKLTLAICYGGRQEILDAVVRLLDDYRNGKISKNEINEETFRKYFYDSELHDIDLVIRTSGEVRISNFLLWHVAYSELFFCEAYWPEFRKIDLWRAIRSFQKRKRNFGA, translated from the coding sequence ATGGCAAAAGAGCTGACTAGAAACTTTCTCTTTAAACCTATTTACAAACTGTATGAGATCTTATTATGGAATCAGATTCGTAATGGTCCATTACCAGATCACGTGGGTATTATACCAGATGGGAATAGAAGATGGGCTAGAAATAATAATCTTTCTCTTAACGATGCTTATTTCTATGGTTATAAAAAATTGAAAGAGGTCTTAATATGGTTATTGGAACTTGGTGTAAAAAATATAACAGTTTTTGCACTCTCTACGGAAAATTGTGAAAAGAGAAAACAGAGTGAACTATCAATAGTAACAACATATATTAAAAGAGGTCTACAAGAATTATTAGAAGATCCCATCGTAGACAGATATGAGGTTAAAGTAAGTGCAATTGGAAAACTAGATAAATTACCCAAAGATCTTACTGATTATCTTAATAAAGTAATAGAGAAAACCTCTAACTACGATAAGAGAAAACTTACGTTAGCTATTTGTTATGGGGGGAGACAAGAAATACTAGATGCGGTCGTTAGGCTTCTAGATGATTATAGAAATGGAAAAATTAGTAAAAACGAGATAAATGAGGAAACATTCAGAAAATACTTTTATGATAGTGAGTTGCATGATATTGACTTGGTAATCAGAACTTCGGGTGAAGTGAGAATTAGTAACTTTTTACTTTGGCATGTAGCATACTCTGAATTGTTCTTCTGTGAAGCTTACTGGCCAGAATTCAGAAAAATAGACCTATGGAGAGCAATAAGGTCATTTCAAAAAAGAAAACGTAACTTTGGAGCCTAA
- a CDS encoding ATP-binding cassette domain-containing protein, which translates to MLISSPKYLNGKIEIEKGERVGLVGKNGSGKTTLILSTLCIDQTTFNNVIVDDMDFCKEKDYSRISAVLQDVSSQILASTCKDEIELMKRFHRVDDKIARKLMGNYYEGEFNKLSDGYKKRYAIASVLASNPEYILLDEPFANLDDEGVRLVSEIIPKNSLIAEHRIDELRKLVDRVYMIKNNTEINEISKEKLFDTEFLRKEGLRGFSLPKINSELGNEIFNVNVNNYTIKIREREILCLLGRNGSGKTTILRKLFRKIFVIFQEVDLQFFDFTVKEIVGSKYALSLFNIESLADRSPYALSFGQKMRVLIASAFSSNSKVIGLDEPSIGMDGEALLSFYEMVKVLKEQRRGLILATHDKDIMNLCDTRIVID; encoded by the coding sequence ATGCTTATCAGTAGTCCTAAATATTTAAACGGAAAGATAGAGATTGAAAAAGGAGAAAGAGTAGGTTTAGTAGGTAAGAACGGAAGCGGAAAAACTACATTAATATTATCCACATTATGCATAGATCAGACTACCTTTAATAACGTTATAGTTGATGATATGGACTTCTGCAAAGAGAAGGATTATTCAAGAATCTCAGCAGTTTTACAAGACGTTTCTTCTCAAATATTGGCTTCGACGTGCAAGGATGAAATCGAGTTAATGAAAAGATTCCATAGGGTAGATGATAAAATAGCTAGAAAGTTAATGGGTAATTACTATGAGGGCGAGTTCAATAAATTGTCGGACGGATATAAAAAGAGGTACGCTATCGCTTCAGTTTTAGCTTCAAATCCCGAATATATCTTACTGGACGAGCCATTTGCAAACTTAGATGATGAAGGAGTAAGGTTGGTTAGTGAAATAATTCCTAAAAACAGTTTGATTGCTGAACATCGTATTGACGAATTGCGCAAATTAGTAGATAGGGTCTACATGATTAAGAATAATACGGAAATAAATGAAATATCCAAGGAAAAACTTTTCGATACGGAATTCTTGAGGAAAGAAGGATTAAGAGGATTTAGTTTACCTAAGATTAACAGTGAATTGGGTAATGAAATATTTAATGTAAATGTTAATAATTATACGATAAAAATAAGAGAAAGGGAAATTTTGTGTTTATTAGGCAGAAACGGAAGTGGTAAAACTACTATTCTCAGAAAACTATTTAGGAAAATCTTCGTAATTTTTCAAGAAGTAGACTTACAATTCTTTGATTTTACCGTAAAGGAGATTGTAGGAAGTAAATATGCTTTATCTTTATTTAATATAGAAAGTTTGGCAGATAGAAGTCCCTATGCTCTAAGTTTCGGTCAAAAAATGAGGGTTCTGATAGCATCAGCCTTTTCTTCAAACTCTAAAGTAATAGGCTTAGATGAGCCTAGTATAGGAATGGATGGAGAAGCATTACTTTCGTTCTACGAAATGGTGAAAGTTCTTAAGGAGCAAAGACGAGGCTTAATTCTCGCTACGCATGATAAAGATATAATGAATCTATGTGACACACGCATAGTTATAGATTAA
- the argC gene encoding N-acetyl-gamma-glutamyl-phosphate reductase: protein MKDRVRVAVVGGSGYTGGELLRILVTHPKTEISAITSREYAGKPVSLVHPNLRGLLSLNFTNFSIDKISDKADAIFLALPHGVSLNYVPKLLDLGLTVVDLSADFRLKNPELYKIWYNYEHPYPDLLDKAVYGLPELHFEELRNAKLIASPGCNATATILALAPVVASKITDEKKFISDVKVGSSEGGAKPSEGSHHPERQNAIRPYEAEGHRHAAEAEQELSRIAKVNISVSIVPHAVSSIRGALASAHTWLSNEIEEIEIWKKIAEFYRGKRFIRIVRGNIHPYPDPKFVIGSNFGDIGFAVEKRISRLTAFSAIDNLMKGAAGQAVQAFNISMGFNEDDGLKLVPLRPA from the coding sequence ATGAAAGATAGAGTTAGAGTTGCCGTAGTGGGAGGTTCAGGATACACGGGTGGAGAGTTACTAAGAATACTAGTTACACATCCGAAGACAGAAATATCAGCCATAACTTCTAGAGAATATGCAGGAAAACCGGTATCATTGGTACATCCGAATTTAAGAGGGCTATTATCGCTTAATTTCACAAATTTCTCGATAGATAAAATCTCAGACAAAGCCGACGCAATTTTTCTTGCTCTACCACATGGAGTATCGCTAAATTACGTACCCAAATTACTGGATTTAGGATTAACGGTAGTGGATTTGAGTGCAGATTTTAGACTCAAGAATCCCGAACTTTATAAAATATGGTATAACTATGAACATCCTTACCCAGATCTATTAGACAAAGCAGTATATGGACTACCAGAGTTGCATTTCGAGGAATTAAGAAATGCTAAACTTATAGCTTCCCCAGGATGCAATGCCACAGCAACAATACTAGCACTAGCCCCAGTTGTAGCATCAAAAATAACTGATGAGAAAAAGTTTATCAGTGATGTAAAGGTAGGCAGTAGTGAAGGGGGAGCTAAACCTTCAGAAGGAAGTCATCATCCGGAGAGACAAAATGCAATTAGACCTTATGAAGCCGAAGGACACAGACATGCAGCAGAAGCTGAACAAGAACTGTCCAGAATAGCTAAAGTGAATATAAGCGTAAGTATTGTCCCTCATGCTGTGAGCAGCATCAGAGGGGCTTTAGCATCTGCACATACATGGTTATCTAATGAGATAGAAGAGATTGAAATATGGAAAAAAATAGCCGAATTTTATAGAGGCAAGAGATTCATCAGAATAGTTAGAGGTAATATACACCCATATCCTGATCCAAAATTCGTTATCGGAAGCAACTTCGGTGACATAGGATTTGCTGTAGAAAAAAGAATTTCAAGACTAACAGCATTCTCAGCTATAGATAACTTGATGAAGGGTGCGGCTGGCCAGGCTGTCCAAGCCTTTAATATCTCTATGGGATTTAACGAAGATGATGGATTAAAACTAGTACCCTTGAGGCCTGCCTAA